From Candidatus Manganitrophus morganii, the proteins below share one genomic window:
- a CDS encoding glycosyltransferase family 2 protein translates to MVWTILAAVVVGIWSYALILLWRIRSAIPYLRNQPDALPCPADSEGSGPWPRVTVVAAARNEERSIEGAVRSWFESDYPNLNVVVINDRSTDKTADILADLGSRYPSLKVHHVTELPEGWLGKTHALNLGAFETKSEWILFTDADVTFHPKAIRKAIVFSQTHGLDHITCTPESKGGTWASRGLLSIFAASLLLYFRPHKIRSPKSNATAGIGAFNLVKTSVYRQIGGHQGIALCTGDDLKLGKLVKLNHFRQMLLFGNGMIAVPWYRTVPEAARALEKNLFTAFNYSLTTAFLASGGAFIAFFVPYLGIFFASGFQVISFAAAIVAQLAIFGYMGRLTGVPMTAALSVPVNAASIFYCVIRSIYMAKKRGGIMWRDCLYPLAELRKKGKI, encoded by the coding sequence ATGGTGTGGACAATCCTGGCCGCAGTAGTCGTCGGCATCTGGTCTTACGCGCTGATCCTCCTTTGGCGCATCCGGTCCGCGATTCCCTATCTGCGGAATCAGCCGGATGCGCTTCCGTGCCCGGCTGATTCAGAGGGGTCGGGCCCGTGGCCGCGGGTCACCGTGGTGGCTGCTGCACGGAACGAAGAGCGATCGATCGAAGGGGCTGTGCGATCCTGGTTCGAGAGCGATTATCCGAATCTAAATGTCGTCGTGATCAACGATCGGTCCACCGACAAAACGGCCGATATTTTGGCGGACCTTGGAAGCCGTTATCCCTCTCTGAAGGTCCACCATGTCACGGAGTTGCCGGAGGGGTGGCTCGGAAAGACGCATGCCCTGAACCTTGGCGCCTTCGAAACGAAATCGGAGTGGATCCTTTTCACCGATGCTGATGTGACGTTTCATCCGAAGGCCATTCGGAAGGCGATCGTCTTTTCACAAACCCACGGTCTGGATCACATCACCTGTACACCGGAATCTAAAGGGGGCACCTGGGCGTCGAGAGGGTTGCTGAGCATCTTTGCGGCAAGTCTCCTCCTTTATTTCCGTCCGCACAAGATTCGCTCCCCGAAAAGTAACGCAACGGCCGGCATCGGAGCCTTTAATCTCGTGAAGACATCGGTCTATCGGCAGATCGGAGGACATCAGGGGATCGCCCTCTGTACGGGTGATGACCTGAAGCTCGGGAAGCTGGTTAAGCTGAACCACTTCAGGCAGATGTTGCTCTTCGGGAACGGCATGATCGCCGTCCCCTGGTACCGGACTGTCCCGGAGGCGGCCCGGGCACTGGAGAAGAATCTTTTTACGGCTTTTAATTACAGCCTCACCACCGCATTTCTTGCGTCGGGTGGCGCCTTTATTGCGTTTTTTGTGCCGTATCTCGGGATATTTTTCGCGTCAGGATTCCAAGTGATTTCTTTTGCCGCGGCCATTGTGGCGCAGCTCGCTATCTTCGGGTACATGGGACGGCTCACAGGCGTTCCGATGACGGCGGCTCTGTCCGTTCCGGTCAATGCAGCGTCGATCTTCTATTGCGTAATACGTTCTATTTACATGGCCAAAAAACGGGGTGGAATCATGTGGCGCGATTGCCTCTATCCGCTGGCTGAATTACGCAAAAAGGGGAAAATCTGA
- a CDS encoding ATP-binding protein, whose product MVGLKYGFIAFAAVVSFSTAVLIFKNRRPNGPQAALSLGSFLTSGYLVVLLLIERDLDSGAPPVPWLNLFQGLIGLIVSLSVIVAAVLPQAYAKFRRTILPFSSLGFVISGISLSAPLYSDMLVVRTYSELFFKSAFSLLFDLYVLAGQLFVLLIIAFQYRICRSEEIPSLDKRIVRTLARWVGVRGALFWISIWLLIQIHEGGASEKWFVFLNAGGSLLTMGIFIHLVIRHRAFDIETVIHKTASWLIVSSVPLVALIWGATWLRPLLAEYPTWAWGAWIGGISFGAALYLYAAQPVVDQLFDRRKYDLQKTLDQVVGELAVLQALSPMAQKVLEKVGKVLSVQSAAAMLFDSRSESPRLVAEGYGPMEEIGAIPLFVRERLQGGSIIQIAPSRFARPAEKEDPVGAWLKKHQFALCLPLIQKGELLGAIALGRKRNMKRFSQRETDFLSRIGAASTIAFSNSLLLEQVRKLDRQKTEFLSDVAHELRGPLLGMAGIAEGILANHGAAALESQRRLIEGIRLTAVDMKDLVDHLLDLSKIEMGVMTYDFREVDVGSVVRLAVDLAAGAIASKGLELAVQMDKPLPMVKGDKSRIRQCVTNLLSNAIKYTDHGMILVSCTRADEGVRVFVEDTGQGMNQEETRGLFARYRRGGQVSGIEGSGLGLALTKEIVEAHRGRIDVESEVGQGTRISIFLPENHAEALQPDSALSSGRTVGTVDPIDKPTRITNGINGSLPRAVMGNGETLLVVDDSEIDRDVLQSFFEANGYRVITASNGREALQRVREEGPNLIITDMVMPNLSGPQLCRMLKENLDSASIPIIMVTARDNLGEMAFGFQLGADDYASKPCNLKELSLRVAMLLRINRIRNDLELARSRLIEMELIASSSGTLVHAIKNPLGLIQNYIKIVGAEMARANHEKAQEGLSQINEAAQAIAGILHGLRRAHIDPPKMIRVDLAEVVEACITERTEERDTANYRIVRRYGENLPCVEGDPLQLRMAIANLIANAFDAMPNEGTLEVILRSAGPGSVEIDIRDSGTGISDSVRSSLFKPFITTKVHGTGLGLWTAKRVIENNHGGELSLESAPGRGTTAIVRLPLVGRMQTSHQKEVIERGEGPNPDR is encoded by the coding sequence ATGGTAGGGCTGAAGTACGGATTTATCGCATTCGCGGCCGTGGTCTCCTTCTCCACGGCGGTTCTTATTTTCAAGAACCGCCGTCCAAACGGTCCGCAGGCCGCCCTTTCCCTCGGCAGTTTTCTCACGTCCGGCTATCTGGTTGTCTTGCTGCTGATCGAGCGGGATCTGGATTCAGGGGCGCCGCCCGTTCCCTGGCTGAATCTTTTTCAAGGATTGATCGGTTTGATCGTATCCCTCTCCGTGATCGTGGCCGCCGTCCTTCCGCAGGCTTACGCGAAATTCCGGAGGACGATCCTTCCTTTTTCCTCGTTGGGTTTTGTGATCTCCGGAATTTCTCTGTCCGCGCCGTTGTACTCCGATATGCTTGTCGTTCGAACCTATTCGGAGCTCTTTTTCAAGTCGGCGTTCTCTCTGCTTTTTGATCTCTACGTTCTTGCAGGTCAGCTTTTCGTTCTGTTGATCATCGCTTTCCAATACCGGATCTGTCGCTCCGAGGAAATTCCTTCTCTCGACAAACGAATCGTCAGGACCCTCGCCCGGTGGGTTGGGGTCCGGGGGGCCCTCTTCTGGATCAGCATTTGGCTGCTGATTCAGATTCACGAGGGAGGGGCTTCGGAGAAATGGTTTGTCTTTCTGAATGCCGGTGGCAGCCTGCTCACGATGGGGATCTTTATCCATCTCGTGATCCGCCATCGCGCGTTCGATATCGAGACCGTTATCCACAAAACGGCGAGCTGGTTGATCGTCTCGTCGGTTCCCCTCGTCGCCCTGATCTGGGGGGCGACCTGGTTGAGGCCCCTGCTGGCCGAATATCCGACCTGGGCATGGGGGGCGTGGATCGGAGGAATCAGCTTCGGCGCGGCTCTGTATCTGTACGCCGCGCAGCCTGTTGTCGATCAACTCTTCGATCGGCGCAAGTACGACCTCCAAAAAACACTCGATCAGGTCGTCGGCGAATTGGCAGTCCTTCAGGCGCTCTCGCCGATGGCGCAGAAAGTCCTGGAGAAGGTGGGGAAAGTGCTCTCCGTGCAGTCGGCGGCGGCGATGCTCTTCGATTCCCGGAGCGAATCCCCACGCCTTGTGGCCGAAGGATATGGACCGATGGAGGAGATCGGGGCGATCCCGCTATTCGTACGGGAGCGGCTCCAAGGCGGATCGATCATTCAGATCGCGCCCTCCCGGTTCGCGCGTCCAGCGGAGAAAGAGGATCCAGTGGGGGCATGGCTGAAAAAGCATCAGTTTGCGCTCTGTCTTCCTCTGATCCAGAAGGGGGAACTTCTCGGCGCCATCGCCCTAGGGAGAAAGCGCAACATGAAAAGATTTTCTCAGAGGGAGACCGACTTTCTGTCGCGGATCGGCGCGGCGTCGACGATCGCCTTCTCAAATTCCCTGCTTCTGGAGCAAGTCCGGAAGCTTGACCGCCAGAAGACCGAATTCCTCTCCGATGTTGCCCATGAACTGCGTGGGCCCCTCCTCGGAATGGCCGGCATCGCCGAGGGAATCCTGGCAAACCACGGGGCCGCGGCGCTGGAAAGTCAGCGGCGCCTGATCGAAGGCATCAGACTGACGGCTGTGGATATGAAAGATCTTGTCGATCATTTGCTGGATCTGAGCAAGATCGAAATGGGGGTGATGACGTATGATTTCCGAGAGGTCGATGTAGGGAGCGTCGTCCGTCTCGCCGTGGACCTGGCCGCGGGCGCGATCGCATCGAAGGGACTGGAGTTGGCGGTTCAGATGGACAAGCCTCTTCCGATGGTGAAAGGGGACAAGTCCCGGATTCGTCAATGCGTGACGAATCTTCTCTCGAATGCGATCAAATACACGGACCACGGCATGATCCTGGTCTCTTGTACGAGGGCCGACGAAGGGGTCCGGGTCTTTGTCGAGGATACCGGTCAGGGGATGAATCAGGAGGAGACCCGGGGCCTCTTCGCAAGGTACCGGAGAGGGGGTCAGGTGAGCGGCATTGAAGGGAGTGGCCTCGGACTCGCGTTGACGAAAGAGATTGTCGAGGCCCATCGGGGTCGGATCGATGTGGAAAGCGAGGTCGGTCAAGGGACCCGGATCTCGATTTTCCTTCCGGAAAATCATGCCGAAGCGCTTCAACCCGATTCGGCACTGTCCTCCGGAAGGACGGTTGGGACGGTCGATCCGATCGATAAGCCGACGAGAATAACGAATGGGATAAATGGGTCTCTCCCCAGGGCGGTGATGGGCAATGGTGAAACGCTCCTGGTCGTGGACGATTCTGAGATTGATCGGGATGTTCTTCAATCCTTCTTCGAAGCCAATGGATACCGCGTTATAACCGCTTCAAACGGAAGGGAGGCGCTCCAGCGGGTTCGTGAGGAGGGCCCGAATCTGATCATCACCGATATGGTCATGCCGAATCTCAGCGGACCGCAGCTCTGCCGGATGCTGAAGGAAAACCTCGATTCGGCATCGATCCCAATCATCATGGTGACGGCGCGCGATAACCTGGGAGAGATGGCATTCGGGTTCCAGTTGGGCGCGGACGATTATGCCTCGAAGCCCTGCAACCTCAAGGAGCTGTCGTTGCGCGTCGCGATGCTGCTGCGGATAAACCGCATCCGAAATGACCTCGAACTGGCGAGGTCCCGCCTGATCGAGATGGAATTGATCGCCAGCTCATCCGGAACCCTGGTCCACGCGATCAAGAATCCGCTGGGTCTGATTCAGAACTATATCAAGATCGTCGGAGCCGAAATGGCTCGGGCCAATCACGAGAAGGCGCAAGAGGGGCTTTCCCAAATTAATGAAGCGGCGCAGGCCATTGCCGGAATCCTACACGGCCTCCGGAGGGCCCATATCGATCCGCCGAAAATGATCAGGGTTGACCTGGCCGAGGTGGTCGAAGCCTGTATTACAGAGCGCACCGAAGAAAGAGATACCGCAAACTATCGGATCGTCAGGCGATACGGCGAAAATCTTCCCTGTGTGGAAGGGGACCCGCTCCAACTCAGGATGGCGATCGCGAACCTCATTGCAAACGCATTCGATGCGATGCCGAACGAAGGAACACTGGAAGTGATCCTTCGTTCGGCGGGGCCGGGAAGCGTGGAGATTGACATTCGCGACTCCGGGACCGGGATCTCCGACAGTGTCCGGAGCAGTCTCTTTAAGCCTTTCATCACGACGAAAGTCCACGGGACCGGCCTTGGCCTCTGGACGGCAAAAAGGGTGATCGAAAACAATCATGGCGGCGAATTGTCTCTGGAGTCCGCGCCGGGAAGAGGGACGACCGCGATCGTGAGGCTCCCACTGGTCGGCCGGATGCAAACCAGTCATCAAAAAGAGGTCATCGAGCGTGGAGAAGGGCCGAATCCTGATCGTTGA
- a CDS encoding sigma-54 dependent transcriptional regulator, with amino-acid sequence MEKGRILIVEDDPSYVKLYRNALGTSGYAIEVAREPSAGLRALRERTPDLVLLDLTFDGTPQGGLGFISGALQDRTDLSIIIISAQSDSAMINKAIELGAVDYIVKDHSLYELLPFRISQALKRMRLEKLIQTQIDLHNGFAFGPGRVIVGKSPKMYQVYALIEKVAWSRSTVLILGESGTGKELVAQAIHARKGSNAPFISIDCGSVPETVLESELFGVKAHYPGFHNREPLIGKMEAAKEGTFLLDEIGNMSIGLQAKLLRVLEERKFRPLGGEELPLRAQVISSTNIDFKTAIQSGRFREDLYYRMNEVRIVLPPLRDRLEDVPLLVRHLLDQLRSQTGRAVEILPQALDKLMAYDWPGNVRELAKTLQRALMACQSQYLAPKHIDLSLTGSKTQQPEAAGDTTKDDAESFHPVTVGNYKKMVREYRKTLLRSALELADGNQSEAARLLGLNRTHLIRLLGRHDLTKSGEME; translated from the coding sequence GTGGAGAAGGGCCGAATCCTGATCGTTGAGGACGATCCGAGCTATGTCAAACTCTACCGCAACGCCCTTGGAACGAGCGGCTACGCGATAGAGGTCGCTAGGGAGCCGTCGGCCGGGTTGCGCGCCCTCCGAGAAAGAACCCCCGATCTGGTGCTTCTCGATCTGACGTTCGACGGGACGCCGCAGGGAGGCTTGGGCTTCATTTCCGGCGCGTTGCAGGACCGGACCGATCTTTCGATCATTATCATCAGCGCCCAGAGCGACAGCGCGATGATCAACAAGGCGATCGAACTCGGGGCGGTCGACTATATTGTCAAAGATCATTCTCTCTATGAACTCCTTCCTTTCAGGATTAGCCAGGCCCTGAAGAGAATGCGCCTGGAAAAGCTGATTCAGACCCAGATCGACCTTCACAACGGATTTGCCTTCGGTCCCGGCAGGGTGATCGTCGGAAAATCTCCCAAGATGTATCAGGTCTACGCGCTGATCGAAAAGGTCGCATGGAGCCGCTCTACCGTGTTGATTCTGGGGGAGAGCGGCACCGGAAAGGAACTCGTCGCGCAGGCCATTCACGCCCGGAAAGGATCCAACGCGCCGTTTATCTCGATCGATTGCGGATCGGTTCCTGAAACGGTTTTGGAAAGCGAGCTTTTCGGGGTGAAGGCCCATTACCCGGGATTCCATAACAGAGAGCCACTGATCGGAAAAATGGAAGCGGCAAAGGAGGGAACGTTTCTCCTGGATGAAATCGGAAACATGAGTATCGGACTTCAGGCCAAGCTACTGAGGGTGCTGGAGGAGAGGAAGTTCAGGCCGCTCGGCGGCGAGGAGCTTCCTCTCCGTGCGCAGGTCATTTCCTCGACCAATATCGATTTCAAGACCGCGATTCAATCGGGAAGGTTCCGGGAAGATCTTTACTACCGTATGAATGAAGTCCGGATTGTACTGCCCCCCTTGCGGGATCGTCTGGAAGATGTCCCGCTGTTGGTCCGCCACCTCCTGGATCAACTCCGGTCTCAAACCGGGAGAGCGGTCGAGATCCTCCCGCAGGCGCTGGATAAACTGATGGCCTATGATTGGCCGGGAAATGTTCGAGAACTGGCCAAGACCCTCCAGCGGGCGCTGATGGCCTGTCAGTCGCAGTATCTGGCGCCGAAGCATATCGACCTTTCCCTCACGGGCAGTAAGACGCAACAACCAGAGGCGGCAGGGGACACAACTAAAGACGACGCGGAATCATTTCATCCGGTGACGGTTGGCAACTACAAGAAAATGGTCCGGGAGTATCGGAAGACGTTGTTGCGCTCGGCACTGGAACTGGCCGACGGGAACCAATCCGAGGCCGCCAGGCTCCTGGGCCTCAACAGAACTCACTTGATCCGACTGCTCGGCAGGCACGATCTCACCAAATCGGGGGAGATGGAATGA